The DNA window CGCGGGTGCAGCCGCGGCCGGTGTCACGGCCGCCTCGACGGGTACGGGCACCTCGGCGGCGCCGGCGGAGACCGCCGGCTACGGCGAGGGACAGACCACCGCCTATGGCACCGGTGCCGGTCAGGGTCAGGCGGCTTCGGCGTACACGTCGCAGCCGCAGGCCACCGACTCGGCGCAGGGGTCCTATGGCGAGTCCACCGCGCAGGGGAACTACGAGACGCAGTACTCGTCCGGTCAGTCGTATGCGCAGCAGCCCTATTCGCAGCCCTACGGATCGCCTTACGGGCAGGCCCAGGCTGCTCCGTCGTCGGGATACTCGGCGGGCGACGCCTCGTCGGACAGCGGTTCGGCCGGGTCCCCGCAGGCGGGTGAGTCGGCCGCCGGCGACGCGTCGTCGGGCACCGACCACGCAACCACGGTCTACAAGCGTCCGGAGCCCCCACAGGGCAACTGACGTCCACGCATGCGGCCCCGCCCGGGAACAAACATCCGGGCGGGGCCGCTCGCGTGTGGCGGGTACCGTCGCGGTGATCACACTGTCTTCTCAGGCCGTGACGCGGCGCGTCTACGAGGCACGCGAGAACGATCGTGCGAACCTCGTAATCGATGCCCACCTTCTCCACGACGCAGACCACCGAGAACCTGGCGTCGCAGCTGCGCCGGCTGCGGCGATCCCATCGTGCGCAACGGGATGCGTCGGACGGGTCGGCACGCGAACTCGTGCTGGTGGCCTTCGCGGTCCCCGCGATCGCGCTGGTGGTGCTGGCCATCGTGGTCCTGACCGTCCTGCTGATGGCGGGCAGTTCGATGACCGGGCTCGGTACCGCGGTCGCCTCCTGTTGGCTCGCCATTCACCAGGTGCCGGTGACGCTCAGCGGCGTGACGATCGGTGTGCTGCCGCTGCTGCCCACCCTCGTGGTGGTGGCTGCCACCGGACGGTTGTGCGCGCGGGCCGCGCACGGGCGTCGCGCGCCGTCGGAACTGGTGGCGGTGGCGCTGTCGGCAGTGGCCGGGCCCTTGCTGATCACGGCGATGTCGTTGGCCGTGGTGATGGACGGGGCCACGGTGCTGCCCGTCCAATCGCCGAATCCGCTGCTCGCCTTTGCCTACACGCTCGGCATTCATGTGGCCGGCGCCGTCGGGGGGATCGCCTGGAGTCGCCGACGCGACCCGGCGCTTCGTCGTCGGCTGTCCGCGGCCGACCGTCGCGGTGTCCGATGGGGGCTGGCTGCGGTACTCATGCTTTTCGTCGTCGGCGCGGTGCTGGTGACGGTGCGGCTGGTGATGCGCCACGACATGCTGGGACAGCTGCTCGAGACCGGCAACGGCTTCGACGGTTACCTCGGGCTGACGATGCTCTCGCTGCTGTATCTCCCCAACCTGATGGTCGGTGCGGTCGCGGTGCTCGTCGGGTCCGACGCCCACGTCGGGTCGGCCGGCTTCGATCTGTTCGCGGTCCACGGTGGTCCGCTCCCGCCGGTACCGGTGCTGGCCGTCCTGCCCGATGTGCCGGGGGCGGGAAGCCTGGGACTGCTCGGTTTCGTGGTCCCGCTGGCGGTCGCCGGAGTCGTCGCCTGGCGGTGCCGTGACATCGATCCGCTCGCCAACGTGCGTTCGGTGGGGGTCGCCGGTGCCGTTGCGGCATCGATCATCGCGGTCCTGAGCGCCGTCGCGGGCGGGCAACTCGGCGAGTTCGGCGACGTCGGTATCACCGTGTCATCGGCGTGTGTGTACACCCTCGGCTGGATCGTCGTGGTCGGCATGCTCACCGCGGTCATCTACGGGTTGCTGCCGGCGACCAGACTCGCGCGCGCCGACGCCGTCGACGCGTCTGACCCCCTGCCCGACTGGGACGACGAATCCTTCGACGACGACTACGTGATCGTCAGTGACGCCGAGCTCGACGGTGAGTACGGGGACGACGGCGAGTACGGCGACGAGTACGACTATGAAGATGAGGACGTCGTCGACGACCCTGATGACGCCGACGACCATGATGACGCCGACGACGAGCCATCGGAGCCCGAGCCAGCGCCGCGCCCGCGCGCGGGTGTGCGTCCCGAGGACCTGGAGATCCTCGATGACGACGAGGCCTACGATCTGTATCCGGCGAATCGTCGGGGTGACGGCTGAGCCGAGGCTTCGCGTTCTGTATGACGTTTGGTTCGGAATCCGGACCTTTTGTCATACGGAACGCAAACGCCGACGACAGGACCGCCACCAACCCCCGATCGGCGTCGCCGAGCGCTCCGACTACGCTCAATGCCGTGATCACCGCCCCCGATTCGGCTACGCCGGGCCGCCGCGTATCCGTGGTGGTGATGGCCTCGGGGACCGGGTCGCTGCTGGGATCACTGCTCGATCGCGCGGCCGCGCCCGCCACACCGTTCGACATCGCGGCCGTGGTGACCGATCGCGAATGCCGTGCGGAACAGATTGCCGCGGAGCGCGGCATCGCGCACATCCGCTGCCGGCTCGGTGATCATCCCGATCGCGCGGCCTGGGATCGCGCACTGACCGAATCCGTCGCCGCATACGCCCCCGAATGGGTGGTGACCGCCGGCTTCATGAAGATCCTCGGGCCGGAGTTCCTCGCTTGCTTCGGCGGACGGGTGGTCAACAGTCATCCCGCGTTGCTGCCGTCGTTTCCCGGTGCGCACGGTGTGGCCGAGGCGCTGGCCTACGGGGTGAAGGTGACCGGCGCGACGGTGCATCTCGTCGACGACGGCATCGATACCGGACCCATCCTGGCCCAGCAGGTCGTCGAGGTGGAGCCCGACGACGACGTGGACACCCTGCACGAACGAATCAAGACGGTGGAGCGTGTTCTGCTCGCCGACGTGGTGACGGCCCTCGTCACCCATGGAGTTGACATCGACGGACGAAAGGCCCGCATTCCGTGAACGCCACTGA is part of the Gordonia bronchialis DSM 43247 genome and encodes:
- a CDS encoding cell division protein PerM, with amino-acid sequence MPTFSTTQTTENLASQLRRLRRSHRAQRDASDGSARELVLVAFAVPAIALVVLAIVVLTVLLMAGSSMTGLGTAVASCWLAIHQVPVTLSGVTIGVLPLLPTLVVVAATGRLCARAAHGRRAPSELVAVALSAVAGPLLITAMSLAVVMDGATVLPVQSPNPLLAFAYTLGIHVAGAVGGIAWSRRRDPALRRRLSAADRRGVRWGLAAVLMLFVVGAVLVTVRLVMRHDMLGQLLETGNGFDGYLGLTMLSLLYLPNLMVGAVAVLVGSDAHVGSAGFDLFAVHGGPLPPVPVLAVLPDVPGAGSLGLLGFVVPLAVAGVVAWRCRDIDPLANVRSVGVAGAVAASIIAVLSAVAGGQLGEFGDVGITVSSACVYTLGWIVVVGMLTAVIYGLLPATRLARADAVDASDPLPDWDDESFDDDYVIVSDAELDGEYGDDGEYGDEYDYEDEDVVDDPDDADDHDDADDEPSEPEPAPRPRAGVRPEDLEILDDDEAYDLYPANRRGDG
- the purN gene encoding phosphoribosylglycinamide formyltransferase, which codes for MASGTGSLLGSLLDRAAAPATPFDIAAVVTDRECRAEQIAAERGIAHIRCRLGDHPDRAAWDRALTESVAAYAPEWVVTAGFMKILGPEFLACFGGRVVNSHPALLPSFPGAHGVAEALAYGVKVTGATVHLVDDGIDTGPILAQQVVEVEPDDDVDTLHERIKTVERVLLADVVTALVTHGVDIDGRKARIP